tagggtgttctgcacaaggactcccaagtccctttgcatctcagatttttggacttttctccctgtttagaaaatagtctgcacatttatttctactactaaagtgtacgaccatgcattttccaacactgtattgcatttgccactctcttacccattgtaagaagagaaagggttaaggttagactgtgctaagatctaagcttacaaaacatatgctgacacattgctaaataaggatataagattcttgcaaaactgtataggtacaatctgtaccttgtggtaatcatgaagaactaaaaaggagtcattaagctaggagctgagagcggaggtggatgaaacagatggagataagctgtactcttgtggctaactccaaggccgatgagtgtttgaaaacttggcagacatggctctgcggatggctaactccaaggacagaggatatgagaaaatgtgtatgtgacccccgaaatgtacaagcctgtggggagggggagagtggagctgactatgaataattgtaggaatgatacagcaactgagggacacgtgataacctacttgaaactgtataaaaggaaatgaaatgtaatgctctgggctcaatactgctggagcagttttgggtccgactctgcagactcgtgaaaaataaagctttgccgctttgcagtttgctgagactcatGGTGTGAGTTATTTCTGACAGCTTGGGGGCTCGAGGGTAGCTGTCAGAAATAACTCACACCatgagtctcagcaaactgcaaagcggcaaagctttatttttcacgagtctgcagagtcggacccaaaactgctccagcagtattgagcccagagcattacatttcatttccttttatacagtttcaagtaggttatcacgtgtccctcagttgctgtatcattcctacaattattcatagtcagctccactctccccctccccacaggcttgtacatttcgggggtcacatacacattttctcatatcctctgtccttggagttagccatccgcagagccatgtctgccaagttttcaaacactcatcggccttggagttagccacaagagtacagcttatctccatctgtttcatccacctccgctctcagctcctagcttaatgactcctttttagttcttcatgattaccacaaggtacagattgtacctatacagttttgcaagaatcttatatccttatttagcaatgtgtcagcatatgttttgtaagcttagatcttagcacagtctaaccttaaccctttctcttcttacaattccaccctttttctttttagagTGTGCTAAGGATTTGTCCAGGGATTCCACTCTTCCAGTTCCCTTCCTCGTTGCAACAGCATTTTAGCCGGGTCAGCTGGGTTCCCTGGCTGCATTACCTGTACTATTACTCGCGTTATTAATGCTCTCAAGCAGGGTATTAAGCATGGTAATATGATTATCATTATGAGTATTCCGCCTAATATTAACAGGGCTATTCGCCACCAGCTTCCTCCCAGCAGACTATCCAGCCAACTCAGGTTCCCTAAGGATCTCCAAGTTTGTACTGGCACATGGGCCaacttccgaattttgtcggatattttcaacactgcctttccattatcatttatctttaggcaacagtttgtcagattgaactttccacagacccctccctcggaggccaataggtaatccaatgCTAATCGATTTTGGTATATGGCTGTTCTCATCTGgctttgctgctcagccagcaATTCCAGAGCCAATGCGGTTTGGTTGGTGATCACCTCTACTACAGCTTGTAGGCGTATTATTCGATTTAACATATATACCGGGGTTCGGTAACCCcatgacccatcctgggcccaagttGCTGGTCCGTAATATTCAATGATGCGTGCTGGAGGCCACTCGtcgccccattctcccacctttatctcccgctTCTCCCTTCTCAGTGAGTCAAATAACTTGATTCCCAATTCCCTATCTTCATCCTGGGGTAGGAGGAAGAACTCTGGCCTTCTAAGGCCTAAgaaacaaactcctccccatcctttcgGCAATTTGGTGTATGCCTGATTCCCACAAATCCAGAACAGACCTTCTGGGACAAATCCTCCTTTCCTTGCTTTCCGCCAGGCTTTCCAAACACTGGGAATTCCTTCGTACGGGTTATGCCCACTGCAATTCCAGATTCCCGAATTGTTTCCCATAGCCGTACAATTGTCCTTTGCCCCTTTAGTTATGTACCAAGTCGGCTCCTCGGGCCACCAAGTggcattattttttgttttagccAACTTTATACTCTGACATGGGCTTTCTCCTACTTTcaccttcccttttctttctacACATACTTGTCCTTCCGGATAGTTTGTTAACTTCCATTCTTGCGTCCTCCCAGTCCTTTTCTTATCCCAATCATGAGCCAATAGCTCCCACACACTCAAACTCTCACCTATCCATGGCCATTGCTCGCTCATGTGGGGTcccccacaaacccaacagtcactTACATTTAAACTTGTAGCTATTCGAGTTGCTAAGTCTATAAACAGGTTTTCCTTCATTTCCGGTCTTGTTTTTCCATAGGTtccccattcttctctgactccaccaaactctgcccttcctttttctttcctttcacatATCCATTCTGTCTCAGGGCATGTACTTTCTCGTACACTCCaacttctcccttctcctttttcttctctcacTGATCCACCGGGGTATCCCCTGTTCTTTCTCAGGGTATATTTTATTCCTCCCTCTTcacattcctctttttcttttccataacATTGGTCATTTACATGTGAATGTGACACAAGGGCCCCGGGtcgttcttttcctttctccaaaaCTCGGTTCttacacttgtcacatttcccttctatttttcccacatacagaattaaatatattacagtcaataatgtaacagtccacattgagttcatttttgttgccttttcagtttcaccaccaacggttcttcactgggaacacaggtccactccgtGTGTCCCTCAGGCTTAACTGGTCCCTTTATTCTGGATGCGTGGGTCCACCCTTTCTCTTTTGTTCGTACGGCCGCCTCGGTGGTtaacaggacctggaaagggccttcccactgtggttgtaacttctccggcttccaggtccgtaccagaacccaatctccaggcacgatctgatgtaaagcaaagtcgagcggcggagtctgggccaagagacccttcttccgcagttctgcaaaggaacgagatagtgccagtaaatagttccttataaaaatatcacccccttgtagcgtggggtacccttctaccttattccaatacgggagtccaaacagcatttcatagGGGGAGATTCCTATATCCTTCCTGGGTGCTGTTCGGATTCTTAACAG
The Hemitrygon akajei chromosome 5, sHemAka1.3, whole genome shotgun sequence DNA segment above includes these coding regions:
- the LOC140728120 gene encoding endogenous retrovirus group 3 member 1 Env polyprotein-like, whose protein sequence is MNSMWTVTLLTVIYLILYVGKIEGKCDKCKNRVLEKGKERPGALVSHSHVNDQCYGKEKEECEEGGIKYTLRKNRGYPGGSVREEKGEGRSWSVRESTCPETEWICERKEKGRAEFGGVREEWGTYGKTRPEMKENLFIDLATRIATSLNVSDCWVCGGPHMSEQWPWIGESLSVWELLAHDWDKKRTGRTQEWKLTNYPEGQVCVERKGKVKVGESPCQSIKLAKTKNNATWWPEEPTWYITKGAKDNCTAMGNNSGIWNCSGHNPYEGIPSVWKAWRKARKGGFVPEGLFWICGNQAYTKLPKGWGGVCFLGLRRPEFFLLPQDEDRELGIKLFDSLRREKREIKVGEWGDEWPPARIIEYYGPATWAQDGSWGYRTPVYMLNRIIRLQAVVEVITNQTALALELLAEQQSQMRTAIYQNRLALDYLLASEGGVCGKFNLTNCCLKINDNGKAVLKISDKIRKLAHVPVQTWRSLGNLSWLDSLLGGSWWRIALLILGGILIMIIILPCLIPCLRALITRVIVQVMQPGNPADPAKMLLQRGRELEEWNPWTNP